The following coding sequences are from one Syngnathus acus chromosome 12, fSynAcu1.2, whole genome shotgun sequence window:
- the ash2l gene encoding set1/Ash2 histone methyltransferase complex subunit ASH2 isoform X1 — protein MASAAEAGIPAETQADAATTESTELAVGMEAEASGGKEGLDGASEAADALTGSGDEDSGRQLGEVELQCALCTKWFTADTFAINTATCLPFMTNYAFHCNVCHHSGNTYFLRKQANLKEMCLTALANLTWRSRSQDEHPKTMFSKDKDIIPFIDKYWECMTTRQRPGKLTWPNNIVKTMSKERDVFLVKEHPDPGSKDSEEDYPKFGLLDQDLGTIGPSYDSQRQSAPAPGAAAGGLNGGSSYSGALAAVAGKGRGAKRKQQQQQQQQEGATAGATKRTRSDPLFSAQRLPPHGYPLEHPFNKDGYRYILAEPDPHAPDPEKLELDCWAGKPIPGDLYRACLYERVLLALHDRAPQLKISDDRLTVTGEKGYSMVRASHGVRKGSWYFEVSVEDMPPDTAARLGWSQPLGNLQAPLGYDKFSYSWRSKKGTRFHQSLGKRYSAGYGQGDTLGFLIVLPERTETARALPDTYKDKALIKFKSYLYFEEKDYVDKAEKSLKTTSPSRMVFYKNGASQGVAFENLFEGIYFPAISLYKSCTVSVNFGPRFKHAPEDVAFQPMSDMGWGAVIEHTLADALYHVETEVDGRRSPPWEG, from the exons ATGGCGTCAGCAGCAGAGGCGGGCATCCCTGCGGAGACCCAAGCGGACGCAGCCACAAC CGAGTCGACGGAGCTTGCGGTCGGCATGGAGGCGGAGGCTTCCGGCGGCAAGGAGGGCCTG GACGGGGCGAGCGAGGCCGCGGACGCGCTGACCGGCTCCGGGGATGAGGACAGCGGGCGGCAACTGGGCGAGGTGGAGCTGCAGTGCGCCTTGTGCACCAAGTGGTTCACCGCTGACACCTTCGCCATCAACACCGC GACTTGTCTGCCCTTCATGACCAACTACGCGTTCCACTGCAACGTCTGCCACCACAGCGGCAACACCTACTTCCTCAGGAAACAAGCCA ACCTGAAGGAGATGTGCCTGACGGCACTGGCCAACCTGACCTGGAGGTCCAGGAGCCAAGACGAGCATCCCAAGACCATGTTCTCCAAAGACAAG GACATCATTCCGTTCATCGACAAGTACTGGGAGTGCATGACCACCCGCCAGAGACCCGGCAAGCTGACGTGGCCCAACAACATCGTGAAAACCATG AGCAAAGAGCGCGACGTTTTTCTGGTGAAGGAACACCCCGACCCCGGCAGCAAAGATTCCGAGGAGGACTACCCCAAGTTTGGCCTGCTGGACCAG GACCTGGGGACCATCGGCCCCTCCTACGACTCCCAGAGGCAGTCGGCCCCTGCGCCCGGCGCCGCTGCCGGAGGCCTCAACG GTGGATCCTCGTACTCAG GTGCTCTGGCTGCAGTGGCGGGGAAAGGACGAGGAGCCAAGcgcaagcagcagcagcaacagcaacagcaaGAGGGCGCCACCGCCGGCGCCACCAAGCGCACTCGGAG CGACCCGCTCTTCTCGGCGCAACGCCTGCCCCCCCACGGCTACCCTCTGGAGCACCCCTTCAACAAGGACGGCTACCGCTACATCCTGGCCGAGCCGGACCCGCACGCCCCCGACCCCGAGAAGCTGGAGCTGGACTGCTGGGCCGGCAAGCCCATCCCCGGCGACCTGTACCGGGCCTGTCTGTACGAGCGCGTTCTGCTGGCTCTGCACGACCGAG CACCCCAGCTGAAGATCTCCGACGACCGTCTGACGGTGACGGGCGAGAAGGGCTACTCCATGGTGCGCGCCTCCCACGGCGTGCGCAAGGGCTCCTGGTACTTTGAGGTGTCCGTAGAAGACATGCCGCCCGACACGGCCGCCCGCCTCGGCTGGTCCCAGCCTCTGG GTAACCTGCAGGCGCCGCTGGGCTACGACAAGTTCAGCTACTCGTGGCGCAGCAAGAAGGGCACCCGCTTCCACCAGTCCCTGGGCAAGCGCTACTCAGCGGGCTACGGCCAAGGAGACACTCTGGGCTTCCTCATCGTGCTGCCCGAGCGCACCGAGACGGCTCGAGCGCTGCCCGACACCTACAAGGACAAG GCACTCATCAAGTTCAAGAGCTACTTGTACTTTGAGGAGAAGGACTACGTGGACAAAGCCGAGAAGAGCCTGAAGACCACGAGCCCCAGCAGG ATGGTGTTCTACAAGAACGGCGCCAGCCAAGGCGTGGCTTTCGAGAACCTGTTTGAAGGAATCTACTTCCCGGCCATCTCCCTCTACAAGAGCTGCACG GTGTCGGTCAACTTTGGGCCACGCTTCAAGCACGCCCCTGAGGATGTGGCCTTCCAGCCG ATGAGCGACATGGGCTGGGGCGCCGTCATCGAGCACACGCTGGCCGACGCCTTGTACCACGTGGAGACGGAGGTGGACGGACGACGCAGCCCGCCCTGGGAGGGATGA
- the ash2l gene encoding set1/Ash2 histone methyltransferase complex subunit ASH2 isoform X2 yields MASAAEAGIPAETQADAATTESTELAVGMEAEASGGKEGLDGASEAADALTGSGDEDSGRQLGEVELQCALCTKWFTADTFAINTATCLPFMTNYAFHCNVCHHSGNTYFLRKQANLKEMCLTALANLTWRSRSQDEHPKTMFSKDKSKERDVFLVKEHPDPGSKDSEEDYPKFGLLDQDLGTIGPSYDSQRQSAPAPGAAAGGLNGGSSYSGALAAVAGKGRGAKRKQQQQQQQQEGATAGATKRTRSDPLFSAQRLPPHGYPLEHPFNKDGYRYILAEPDPHAPDPEKLELDCWAGKPIPGDLYRACLYERVLLALHDRAPQLKISDDRLTVTGEKGYSMVRASHGVRKGSWYFEVSVEDMPPDTAARLGWSQPLGNLQAPLGYDKFSYSWRSKKGTRFHQSLGKRYSAGYGQGDTLGFLIVLPERTETARALPDTYKDKALIKFKSYLYFEEKDYVDKAEKSLKTTSPSRMVFYKNGASQGVAFENLFEGIYFPAISLYKSCTVSVNFGPRFKHAPEDVAFQPMSDMGWGAVIEHTLADALYHVETEVDGRRSPPWEG; encoded by the exons ATGGCGTCAGCAGCAGAGGCGGGCATCCCTGCGGAGACCCAAGCGGACGCAGCCACAAC CGAGTCGACGGAGCTTGCGGTCGGCATGGAGGCGGAGGCTTCCGGCGGCAAGGAGGGCCTG GACGGGGCGAGCGAGGCCGCGGACGCGCTGACCGGCTCCGGGGATGAGGACAGCGGGCGGCAACTGGGCGAGGTGGAGCTGCAGTGCGCCTTGTGCACCAAGTGGTTCACCGCTGACACCTTCGCCATCAACACCGC GACTTGTCTGCCCTTCATGACCAACTACGCGTTCCACTGCAACGTCTGCCACCACAGCGGCAACACCTACTTCCTCAGGAAACAAGCCA ACCTGAAGGAGATGTGCCTGACGGCACTGGCCAACCTGACCTGGAGGTCCAGGAGCCAAGACGAGCATCCCAAGACCATGTTCTCCAAAGACAAG AGCAAAGAGCGCGACGTTTTTCTGGTGAAGGAACACCCCGACCCCGGCAGCAAAGATTCCGAGGAGGACTACCCCAAGTTTGGCCTGCTGGACCAG GACCTGGGGACCATCGGCCCCTCCTACGACTCCCAGAGGCAGTCGGCCCCTGCGCCCGGCGCCGCTGCCGGAGGCCTCAACG GTGGATCCTCGTACTCAG GTGCTCTGGCTGCAGTGGCGGGGAAAGGACGAGGAGCCAAGcgcaagcagcagcagcaacagcaacagcaaGAGGGCGCCACCGCCGGCGCCACCAAGCGCACTCGGAG CGACCCGCTCTTCTCGGCGCAACGCCTGCCCCCCCACGGCTACCCTCTGGAGCACCCCTTCAACAAGGACGGCTACCGCTACATCCTGGCCGAGCCGGACCCGCACGCCCCCGACCCCGAGAAGCTGGAGCTGGACTGCTGGGCCGGCAAGCCCATCCCCGGCGACCTGTACCGGGCCTGTCTGTACGAGCGCGTTCTGCTGGCTCTGCACGACCGAG CACCCCAGCTGAAGATCTCCGACGACCGTCTGACGGTGACGGGCGAGAAGGGCTACTCCATGGTGCGCGCCTCCCACGGCGTGCGCAAGGGCTCCTGGTACTTTGAGGTGTCCGTAGAAGACATGCCGCCCGACACGGCCGCCCGCCTCGGCTGGTCCCAGCCTCTGG GTAACCTGCAGGCGCCGCTGGGCTACGACAAGTTCAGCTACTCGTGGCGCAGCAAGAAGGGCACCCGCTTCCACCAGTCCCTGGGCAAGCGCTACTCAGCGGGCTACGGCCAAGGAGACACTCTGGGCTTCCTCATCGTGCTGCCCGAGCGCACCGAGACGGCTCGAGCGCTGCCCGACACCTACAAGGACAAG GCACTCATCAAGTTCAAGAGCTACTTGTACTTTGAGGAGAAGGACTACGTGGACAAAGCCGAGAAGAGCCTGAAGACCACGAGCCCCAGCAGG ATGGTGTTCTACAAGAACGGCGCCAGCCAAGGCGTGGCTTTCGAGAACCTGTTTGAAGGAATCTACTTCCCGGCCATCTCCCTCTACAAGAGCTGCACG GTGTCGGTCAACTTTGGGCCACGCTTCAAGCACGCCCCTGAGGATGTGGCCTTCCAGCCG ATGAGCGACATGGGCTGGGGCGCCGTCATCGAGCACACGCTGGCCGACGCCTTGTACCACGTGGAGACGGAGGTGGACGGACGACGCAGCCCGCCCTGGGAGGGATGA
- the LOC119131572 gene encoding G protein-coupled receptor kinase 5-like: protein MHACIHAYALMEIDSLVANRALVRAREGGGTKGRSWKWQEMLRFPHISRCSNLAASIVRDFWDICVVQPIGRKLFDQFCHSRGELQKYGELRQALDQFKLKRDEERRAFGLDIIQEFFTIHTARFVAEVSKHKRSCMWCLDHEPSSDVFAGCTDDLHAFLSQEPFEQFQHSMYFDRFVQWKMLERRPVTKNDFRQYRVLGKGGFGEVWACKVRATGMMYACKKLEKTHVKKRRGEAMALNEKEILESVNSRFVVNLAYAYETKHDLCLVLTMMSGGDLNFHIYNMGPPGLDAERVRLYAAEICCGLVHLHRKSIIYRDLKPENILLDEHGHIRISDLGLAVRVSEGGAVQGRVGTLGYMAPEVIRHEYYGASADWWGLGCLIYEMTAGRPVLRMKGEHPKKAEMEKRIQTEREEYGERFGPHARDICSQLLVKDPNRRLGCQASGGRDVQTHPFFREINFRMLEAGLVEASFKPDPRLVYCSDVQDIEEFATVRGITINQDDNNFYARFGTGSVPITWQNELIETGCFDDLNVFGPNGSRPQDLEWTQAPESPKNGLFNKIFRK from the exons ATGCACGCATGCATACACGCATATGCCTTGATGGAGATTGACAGTCTGGTGGCCAACAGGGCTCTCGTCAGGGCCAGAGAAG GAGGCGGGACCAAAGGCCGAAGCTGGAAATGGCAGGAGATGCTTCGCTTCCCGCACATCAGTCGATGCAGCAACCTGGCCGCCAGCAtag TGCGGGACTTCTGGGACATATGTGTGGTGCAGCCCATCGGACGAAAACTCTTTGACCAGTTCTGTCACAGCCGAGGTGAACTACAAAAGTACGGGGAGCTGCGTCAGGCTCTG GACCAATTCAAGTTGAAGCGGGATGAAGAGAGACGAGCATTTGGACTTGACATCATTCAAGAGTTCTTCActattcat ACGGCCCGCTTTGTCGCCGAGGTGTCCAAACACAAGCGAAGCTGCATGTGGTGTCTGGATCACGAACCCTCCAGCGACGTCTTTGCGGGCTGCACCGA CGATCTTCACGCCTTCCTCAGCCAAGAACCTTTTGAGCAGTTTCAGCACAGCATGTACTTTGACCGCTTCGTCCAGTGGAAGATGCTCGAAAG GCGCCCGGTCACCAAGAACGACTTCCGCCAATACAGAGTGTTGGGCAAAGGAGGCTTCGGGGAG GTGTGGGCGTGTAAGGTGCGGGCCACGGGGATGATGTACGCCTGCAAGAAGCTGGAGAAGACGCACGTGAAGAAGCGGCGAGGCGAGGCCATGGCGCTCAACGAGAAGGAGATCCTGGAGAGCGTCAACAGTCGCTTTGTG GTGAACCTGGCGTACGCCTACGAGACCAAACACGACCTGTGCTTGGTTCTCACCATGATGAGCGGCGGCGACCTCAACTTTCACATCTACAACATGGGCCCGCCCGGACTGGACGCCGAGCGAGTGCGATTGTACGCCGCCGAGATTTGTTGCGGCCTCGTGCACCTCCACCGCAAGTCCATCATTTACAG GGACCTGAAGCCCGAAAACATCTTGTTGGACGAACACG GGCACATCAGGATCTCCGACCTGGGCCTGGCCGTTCGGGTGTCGGAAGGCGGAGCGGTGCAGGGCCGCGTGGGCACGCTGGGGTACATGG CCCCAGAGGTGATCCGCCACGAGTATTACGGCGCCAGTGCCGACTGGTGGGGTCTGGGCTGCCTCATCTACGAGATGACGGCGGGCCGCCCCGTCCTCAGGATGAAGGGCGAGCACCCCAAAAAGGCCGAGATGGAGAAAAGGATCCAGACCGAGCGGGAGGAGTACGGCGAGCGCTTTGGGCCGCACGCCAGAGACATCTGCTCGCAG CTGCTGGTCAAAGACCCCAACAGGAGGCTGGGCTGCCAGGCGTCAGGAGGCCGAGACGTTCAGACGCATCCTTTCTTCCGGGAAATCAACTTCCGCATGCTGGAGGCGGGGCTAGTGGAGGCTTCCTTTAAGCCCGAT CCCCGGCTGGTTTACTGCAGCGACGTGCAGGACATCGAGGAGTTTGCCACGGTGAGGGGCATCACCATCAACCAGGACGACAACAACTTCTACGCCAGATTCGGCACGGGAAGCGTTCCCATCACCTGGCAGAACGAG CTCATCGAGACGGGCTGTTTCGACGACCTTAACGTTTTTGGACCCAACGGTTCCCGACCTCAAGACTTGGAGTGGACGCAAGCGCCTGAAAGTCCAAAGAACGGCCTGTTCAACAAGATCTTCCGCAAATGA
- the LOC119131590 gene encoding gastrula zinc finger protein XlCGF8.2DB-like isoform X1, producing the protein MCATRTAECEEGICGAKDDKERQGLDAVCETQQQQQQQQQQQQQQQQQPRVHSAGPLRVKEEEQEEHVTRWPSAGVPLKSEGDGDEGPGGGAEPPGGSQSSRRVTTRGDGASSPAEEGLSAPVSGSDDDEEEEAAAARSPHAREGHDDHGCEDHVRCRADAKRWQCSQCGKTYAYKGSLKQHVRMHTGVKPFACSLCGKRFSEAKILKLHTRTHTGEKPFACSLCGQSFSQRGTLSSHARIHTGEKPFACAFCSKRFSHKRSLATHARTHTGEKPFACSVCGKRFPEKGNLKRHTGTHARERSLACSDCGQRFAQKEDLKRHAGIHVVKKRYTCTVCGNTFFNKGNLTTHTRIHAGERAFV; encoded by the exons ATGTGCGCAACAAGGACAGCGGAGTGCGAGGAGGGGATTTGTGGGGCCAAAGATGACAAGGAGCGACAAGGGCTCGACGCCGTTTGCGagacgcagcagcagcaacaacaacagcagcagcagcaacagcagcagcagcagcagccaagAGTTCACAGCGCAG GGCCTCTTCGCGTTAAGGAAGAAGAGCAGGAGGAGCACGTCACCAGGTGGCCATCCGCCGGTGTCCCGCTCAAGAGTGAAGGCGATGGAGACGAAGGTCCAGGCGGAGGGGCGGAGCCTCCCGGCGGCAGCCAGTCCAGTCGACGTGTGACAACGCGAGGTGACGGAGCATCGTCCCCTGCGGAGGAGGGACTCTCTGCGCCGGTGTCAGGTAGCGATgacgacgaggaggaggaggcggcggcagcaCGCTCTCCTCACGCTCGGGAGGGCCATGACGACCATGGCTGTGAAGATCACGTGAGGTGCCGCGCTGACGCCAAACGCTGGCAATGTTCCCAGTGTGGCAAAACCTACGCCTATAAGGGCAGTTTGAAACAGCACGTGAGAATGCACACTGGAGTGAAACCTTTTGCATGCTCACTTTGTGGCAAGCGATTCTCGGAGGCCAAAATCTTAAAACTGCACACCAGAACGcacactggagagaaaccttttgcGTGCTCACTTTGCGGTCAAAGCTTTTCTCAGAGGGGAACTTTAAGCAGTCACGCCAGGATacacactggagagaaaccttttgcATGCGCCTTTTGCAGCAAAAGATTTTCTCACAAGAGAAGCCTGGCAACACACGCCAGAACCCACACAGGAGAGAAACCCTTTGCCTGTTCAGTTTGCGGCAAACGATTTCCAGAGAAGGGAAACTTAAAACGACACACGGGAACGCACGCCAGAGAGAGATCTTTAGCCTGCTCGGATTGCGGTCAGAGGTTTGCGCAAAAGGAAGACTTGAAACGACACGCCGGGATCCACGTTGTCAAGAAACGTTATACGTGTACAGTTTGCGGCAACACTTTCTTTAATAAGGGAAATTTGACAACGCACACCAGAATACACGCTGGGGAGAGAGCCTTTGTCTGA
- the LOC119131590 gene encoding gastrula zinc finger protein XlCGF8.2DB-like isoform X2: MCATRTAECEEGICGAKDDKERQGLDAVCEQQQQPRVHSAGPLRVKEEEQEEHVTRWPSAGVPLKSEGDGDEGPGGGAEPPGGSQSSRRVTTRGDGASSPAEEGLSAPVSGSDDDEEEEAAAARSPHAREGHDDHGCEDHVRCRADAKRWQCSQCGKTYAYKGSLKQHVRMHTGVKPFACSLCGKRFSEAKILKLHTRTHTGEKPFACSLCGQSFSQRGTLSSHARIHTGEKPFACAFCSKRFSHKRSLATHARTHTGEKPFACSVCGKRFPEKGNLKRHTGTHARERSLACSDCGQRFAQKEDLKRHAGIHVVKKRYTCTVCGNTFFNKGNLTTHTRIHAGERAFV, from the exons ATGTGCGCAACAAGGACAGCGGAGTGCGAGGAGGGGATTTGTGGGGCCAAAGATGACAAGGAGCGACAAGGGCTCGACGCCGTTTGCG agcagcagcagcagccaagAGTTCACAGCGCAG GGCCTCTTCGCGTTAAGGAAGAAGAGCAGGAGGAGCACGTCACCAGGTGGCCATCCGCCGGTGTCCCGCTCAAGAGTGAAGGCGATGGAGACGAAGGTCCAGGCGGAGGGGCGGAGCCTCCCGGCGGCAGCCAGTCCAGTCGACGTGTGACAACGCGAGGTGACGGAGCATCGTCCCCTGCGGAGGAGGGACTCTCTGCGCCGGTGTCAGGTAGCGATgacgacgaggaggaggaggcggcggcagcaCGCTCTCCTCACGCTCGGGAGGGCCATGACGACCATGGCTGTGAAGATCACGTGAGGTGCCGCGCTGACGCCAAACGCTGGCAATGTTCCCAGTGTGGCAAAACCTACGCCTATAAGGGCAGTTTGAAACAGCACGTGAGAATGCACACTGGAGTGAAACCTTTTGCATGCTCACTTTGTGGCAAGCGATTCTCGGAGGCCAAAATCTTAAAACTGCACACCAGAACGcacactggagagaaaccttttgcGTGCTCACTTTGCGGTCAAAGCTTTTCTCAGAGGGGAACTTTAAGCAGTCACGCCAGGATacacactggagagaaaccttttgcATGCGCCTTTTGCAGCAAAAGATTTTCTCACAAGAGAAGCCTGGCAACACACGCCAGAACCCACACAGGAGAGAAACCCTTTGCCTGTTCAGTTTGCGGCAAACGATTTCCAGAGAAGGGAAACTTAAAACGACACACGGGAACGCACGCCAGAGAGAGATCTTTAGCCTGCTCGGATTGCGGTCAGAGGTTTGCGCAAAAGGAAGACTTGAAACGACACGCCGGGATCCACGTTGTCAAGAAACGTTATACGTGTACAGTTTGCGGCAACACTTTCTTTAATAAGGGAAATTTGACAACGCACACCAGAATACACGCTGGGGAGAGAGCCTTTGTCTGA